The genomic segment CCCCAGCTCGCTGTGGGCGCGCCGCTTCTACGGCGAGAAGCGGATGGCGAAGTCGCGGCGCCGCTTCGGCGTACCGGAGCCGGGTCCGTCGGAGATCGCCGACCCCGCGACGGCTCAGGAGCCGGCGGGCTCGGCGGCCGGCTCGACGCCCTGACGGGCCCCGTCGCGGCGCAGCAGCAGTTCGTCGACGAGGACGCCGATCGTCGACGCGGTCGGTATCGCCAGGACCGCGCCCAGCAGACCTGCGAGCTCGGCGCCGACGAGGATCGCGATGATCGCGACCGCCGGGTTGACCCGGACCGCGCCCTTGAAGAGCAGCGGCTGGAAGACGCGGTCCTGGAGCTGCTGGTAGATCAGGAACATCACGACCCAGGCGATCAGCGCACCCGGGAAGGCATGGAACGCAGCGACGATCGCGACGAGCGAGCCGCCGATCGTCAGCCCGACGAGCGGGATCAGGTTGCAGAACGCGACGATGACCGCGAGCGGCACGGCCAGGTCGATGCCCAGCAGCGTGCAGGCGAGCCAGGTGAAGATGCCGGCGGTGACCGAGAGCAGCAGAGTGACGCTGACGTAGGAGCGAACGACGCCGGCGATCCGCACCCCGATCCGCTTGCCGCGCTCCTCGGCATCGCCCGACAGACGGCTGAGACCCGACTCGTAGAAACGCTTGCCGTCGATCGACAGGAAGAAGGCCAGGGCCAGCACCGTGATCGCGGCGACGAGGTTCTTGACGAGGCCGACGGTGATCGAGCCGGCGGTGCCGGCGGCATCGCCGAGCTTCGCGGGCAGGCTCGACGCCTGCTCGCTCAGGACCTGGGTGAGGTCGAAGCGATCGTTCAGCTCACGAAAGGCGGCGCTCTGCTCGGCCCAGTCCTCGAAGTCCTTGACGTAGGTCGGAAGTTGGCGGGCGAGCATCTCGATCTCGCGGACGATCGGCGGGATCACGATCACGATCAGCGCCGCGAACGCGATCGCGAAGCTGATGAACACGATCAGGATCGCGGCCCAGCGCGGCGGCCTGCGCCCGGCGATGTCGATCCGGCTGGCGAGCGAGACGGCCGGATTCAGCGCCAGCGCGAGGAAGACGGCGGCGAGCGTCCAGCGAAGCGCCGTCCGGGTGTGGAGGAGCACGATCGCGAGCAGAACCGCGATCGCG from the Thermoleophilia bacterium SCSIO 60948 genome contains:
- a CDS encoding AI-2E family transporter, whose product is MRSTQIEARAIAKIAAISLLIIAIAVLLAIVLLHTRTALRWTLAAVFLALALNPAVSLASRIDIAGRRPPRWAAILIVFISFAIAFAALIVIVIPPIVREIEMLARQLPTYVKDFEDWAEQSAAFRELNDRFDLTQVLSEQASSLPAKLGDAAGTAGSITVGLVKNLVAAITVLALAFFLSIDGKRFYESGLSRLSGDAEERGKRIGVRIAGVVRSYVSVTLLLSVTAGIFTWLACTLLGIDLAVPLAVIVAFCNLIPLVGLTIGGSLVAIVAAFHAFPGALIAWVVMFLIYQQLQDRVFQPLLFKGAVRVNPAVAIIAILVGAELAGLLGAVLAIPTASTIGVLVDELLLRRDGARQGVEPAAEPAGS